Within Actinobaculum sp. 313, the genomic segment CGGTTTCGAGGGCGGCACGAAGATCTACGTCAATACCATTGATCCTTGGTCGCTACGCGACCGCGTGGTCCCCCGCCTGCTGGAACTGCGCGCAGAGGGAAAACTTGCTTCCGGGATCAATATCGCCACCGAATGCTCCTGCCGGGTCAATTCGCTGCGCTACAACCCGAATCTGCAGTAATACCAATGGCCGGTGCTCCGGGCGTGATTTCTGCTATCGCATCCGAGGCGCGGTGGCTCGATCAGGTGGGATACGCGCTTGGACGGCCCGAGTGAGGGCGACTCGGCCTGGTGGAAGATGGGCCGGGATACTTCGAGTAGGTGCGCTTCGGCCTGGTGTGACCCGGAATCGGGCGGTCCGCGTTCGAGCATCCCGCGTCGGAATAGCCCACATCGGGGTAGCCCGCGGTGGCGCGTCCGGCCGTGGAGCCATCCCAACGGGCACACCTCGAACAGGAGTGGCCTAGGCGGACCGAGGATCATCCGGCGACCTGTTGGGCGGCTTCTCGGTCGGGCCCATCTGGGGAGCGGTAGAGGCAGATTCAAGGTCATGCCGTGGTGAAAACAGGGATTCTGGTGAAAACGCGGAAGTAGCGAGGAGAGACGAATGGACTGGCTGATACTTGTCGGCTCAGGAACGTTGGAAGCCGTGTGGGCGCATGCGCTGGGGCGCTCTGATGGATTACGCCGCCTGCGGCCCGCTCTCCTGTTCCTGGTCGCCAGCACGCTATCCGTGGCCGGCCTGGGCATCGCGCTGCGCACAATCCCGGCGGGCACAGGATACGCCGTGTGGACGGCCGTGGGCGCCTGCCTGACGACCATCTGGGCGTTCATCACCCGCACCGAGCGAGCCTCGGTAACAAAGGCCTGCTGTATCGCCGGGATCATCGTCGCCGTCGTCGGATTGAAGGTGACGGCGTGACGGTGGAGGCTAGCGGACGAATGCACGACGACGGAACCAGCAGTTGCGGCACCGCAGACACCGGCAAAGAGTCCGACGACGTCTCCGGGGCACAGACGAGCGAGCCTGCCGACCGTGGCATTCGGCAAACTGACTCCGCGAACAGCGACGCCGGGGCGCGGGCGACACCACGGAAGGAGGCGCCGGAGGGGCAGGAGACGGGAAGAACCGAACTCGCCAGCGCGGAGGCTCGGGCGGCGCATGGGTGCTGCTGATAGGAGCCGGTGTACTTGAGGCCGTGTGGGCTCACGCGCTCGGCCAGCTCTCTGGTTTTGGACTGCCCCTATTGGTGTTCCTGGCGGCGTTGCTCGGGTCAACGATTGGCCTGGCGCTGGCGATGCAGCGCCTGCCGACGGCGGTGGCGTATTCGGTGTGGACGGGTATTGGTGCGTCACTGGCAGTCATCTGGGGAATGGTTCGCGGCAGCGAACCGGTTTCCGCCCTGCGGATCGCGTTGCTAGCGCTGCTGGTGGCCTGCGTCGTCGGGCTGCACGCCATCCCGGAAGAGCGCGGGGCCGAGTAACGCGCCGGTAGCGCACACCTTGCATGGCCGCGCAGTATCAACGCAGTGGAGCCGAACATGCTCGCTCAACGCAACAGAGCCGCTCAACGCAACAGGGCCGAACACGCCCTACCGCCGAGCATAGCGGTGCCCCGCGCATCCCGCGGAGACACGATCAGAAGGTGCCCTACAGACGTCCCTTCCGCCACGGCGGTACCATGCGAGTGAACCAGGCAACTGCCAGCGCCGCCACAATCAGCACCGCCATCCACACCCATCTGACACTTCCGTCGAAGCCAGCCCCTGTTGATTCATTGCGCACAAAGGTCCACGTAAAGGGAAGCGCCCAGAGTGCAATGTTTTGTGCTTGCGCATGCAGAATTAGCGCTACCAACACCAGGAGCAGAACCGATCCCCAAGCGAATCCTGCCAAACAGACGCATATGACGGCGAGCGCGGCGACAGCCAGTACGTTGCCGACGATAACCACCGGGTCGGGCATACCCGGCGTCATGAGTTCGGCTGGAATCTTCACGAGCAGGTATAGGCCCACCGGCAACACCAGTGCCGCAGCCGCAGCAGCAAGCGCTCTCCACGTCAGGCTCCTTTTGCCCAGCGCCTCCCAGAGCGGAAAGCGCGGCGCCGCTGCGGCAACAATTGCCCAGGCAAGCAGCCAGCAGGCGAGTTCCCGCATGGGAATGGGGCGCCCTACAATCTGAGAGCCTTCCCCGAAGAAGTACACCTCATCGGGGAACTTCATCAGCAGCAGGGCAGCGAGAAGAACTGCGACGAGCGGGGCGATAACACGCCTGCCCACACGCCATACTGGTGCTCGTAGTCTATGCATTGCAGTACTTTCGTTGGCTTGGGCTAGCCGCCACCCCAGCTTCCCCTCTCATTGCTCCAGTTGCGGAGCATACTCGCAGTTCAGAATCTCGTCGCGGTGCTCGTGGTACGAACCGACAACCTCACTATCGGGCGCGGAGAAAAGCATGCGTATATATATATTCTCCGTGTACATGTCTTCCGCTAGATTGTCGATTGTCTCCTGGTCTTGCATTGCCCACAGAGTTAGTGCATGTGAAAAGTCCAGCGACGCACCCGGTTTACACTGATTGAGCCCCGTGTAGGAAGCCGCAATCTCAAATCGCGTCTGTTCTTGCTCCCCCGGAGAAAAGTGGTAGCCATGAGACGGCATATCGACCGGCAAATAACTGGAGAATCCCTCTCCCCCTCCGGTCTGTAGTTGTTCCTCGACTGCGTTAACATCCTCCACTGCCTCTGACAGTAAGGGCGCTTCCTCGGCAGCAAGACATACCTCTGTGCCAGCCGTCGTCGAGGAGCATACAACCTCGTCCACCTCATAGAATGCGGTGACTCGCGGACAACGCGATCCCCACAGCACCAACACCGCAAGGGCAACCACGCAACCGCCGAGGCTTGTTATTGCCGGAAGTCTGCCATACCCGGCCGCCATACGCTGCCATGTAAATATAGCCATGACACCAAGCAATCCGGCCGCAAGAACCAAGGCTTCCATTCCCCACCACGCCGGACTCACCGCACCGCGCTGAGTCAACTGACCACCTATCACGGAGAATGCCAACGGCGCCATTTCACCGGAAAAGCCGTTCCTTCCACTCAATCCACTCATCAATAGTTGTGGAGCAAAAGCCATCGCAGCGCCAAGCACGATGGAAAGCAGAATTGCCCACCACCGTGCGATTGCCAGACCTAAGAAGAAGCCGAGTGCCTTGACAAGAAGAAGCCCGACCGGAGCCGTCGCCATACGAACCCAGTCAAGTTCTCCGCCGGTAGCCCGGGTAGCGAGTATCGGTGGCACAATCAAAGCAGCGGCAGTAAAACTCAGCAGCACCGGCACCGCGAAACGCCCGAACTCGCGCAACGCCTGCCCGCCAGCAGCCCGAGTAGCCACGGGCGAGGCAAGTGGAGAGTTCCTATCGCAATACCAGTAGGCAGTCAGGCAGGCGAGCCCGGCCAAGGCGGGAGCCGTATACAGCAGACTTGCCAGCGGCACCACCGAAAGGATGGCCTGAGACACATACAACCCACCGAGGTGCTGGATACCCAGCACCAGCACGCCGCCGATGGCCAGCACAACGCCAGTGACTATGACACCCAAGTTACTTCGTCTCATACGGCGCCTTTACTCAAGATAGTTAAGTATGCCAGTTCTAGGGGTGACCCCATAACACCTTGCTCTCCCGCGAATTCCACATTGACCTGTGATTCCAGGTCCCTGGGAGATCCGGTGTACTTGACGCGGCCGTTTGATATCACTGCCATGTGATCACAAAGAATCGCTACGTCTTCAATCAGGTGAGTCGAGAGGATCACGCATGTGTCGCGCCCGATCTCCTTGAGAGCGCTACGCAAGCCCATGCGGATTTCCGGGTCCAACCCAACCGTTGGTTCATCCAGCACTAGCACCTCGGGGCAATGTGCGATGGTTGCCGCAATTCCTACCCGTTGCCGCTGACCACCGGAGAGCCGCCCCACCCGTTGCTGCAGCAGATCGGATATCTCCAGCAGTTCGGCCGCTTCACCTGCCCGTTCTCTTGCCGCGGAAGATGGCACCCCGTGCGACCATGCCGCATAAGCGATGGTGTCCTCCACGCGCATATGCGGTACAAGGCGGAAACTCTGCGGCAGCACACCCAGCCGATCACGCGCCGCCTGCATACCACTCCGTGTGCTGACATCATGACCGCATATCGTAACGCTACCCGAACGCGCCCGCCGCAGCGTCGATATCACCGAGAGCAGGGTAGTTTTTCCGGCACCGTTCGGACCAACGATTCCCGTCACCCCACGCGATGCGGCGAGATCGATATCGTGCAGGATCTGCCGACGTCCATAGTTGAAGCTAACACTCGCCAAGGCGACCATCGGGTCCGGCTTCACCATCGGTCACACTCCAATCCCCAGTGATTGCCCGCAGGGTGCGGACGCCACGACGGGTCCGCTTGAAAGGCACTCTCCTCGCACCGATCATCGTAGCAAATATGATCCGAGAAGCCTTGTTACACAAGCGGTTGCGTCGCTAAGCACCTGACCCCAGTCGCGCACGGCACTGGGTCTCAATTCGCC encodes:
- a CDS encoding SMR family transporter; this translates as MDWLILVGSGTLEAVWAHALGRSDGLRRLRPALLFLVASTLSVAGLGIALRTIPAGTGYAVWTAVGACLTTIWAFITRTERASVTKACCIAGIIVAVVGLKVTA
- a CDS encoding SMR family transporter; protein product: MWAHALGQLSGFGLPLLVFLAALLGSTIGLALAMQRLPTAVAYSVWTGIGASLAVIWGMVRGSEPVSALRIALLALLVACVVGLHAIPEERGAE
- a CDS encoding ATP-binding cassette domain-containing protein — its product is MVKPDPMVALASVSFNYGRRQILHDIDLAASRGVTGIVGPNGAGKTTLLSVISTLRRARSGSVTICGHDVSTRSGMQAARDRLGVLPQSFRLVPHMRVEDTIAYAAWSHGVPSSAARERAGEAAELLEISDLLQQRVGRLSGGQRQRVGIAATIAHCPEVLVLDEPTVGLDPEIRMGLRSALKEIGRDTCVILSTHLIEDVAILCDHMAVISNGRVKYTGSPRDLESQVNVEFAGEQGVMGSPLELAYLTILSKGAV